The Enteractinococcus fodinae genome has a segment encoding these proteins:
- a CDS encoding amidase produces MSSTFLPSSPLESLQMAQAEIGSGHNCFVYVPEQPLADEKADSLPLAGLPIAVKDVIDCQGMPTAAGSRFTALQPRSARLIDQLVAAGASVVGKTQAHQFSFGTTGDVSFAGAVRNAWDPSLMAGGSSGGSAVAVALGIVPAAVGTDTAGSIRIPAALNGVVGFKPTYGTLSSEGIFPLSPSLDTPGLVGRDVSTLVTVWEALHEVADDAQRPVRAHRPLRFGVLPSSSLTGMASRVESGLVHTLKRLDAKSNTLLETPHVDLEILRRLYLSIIGWEGSMIHDGLSRVAPELYDDEIRQRIGNLFGVTFEDYLTALNAAQQQRHELSELFQDYDVLVSPTLAIETPGIGQRTVQDDSGLEQVWGALAHFTSPWNVVGFPAITLPIPGAEQPIPIGLQLIGKPECDTALLSIAEQVEALLRGEIED; encoded by the coding sequence ATGAGCTCAACGTTTTTGCCCTCATCTCCGCTCGAGTCGCTCCAGATGGCCCAGGCGGAAATCGGAAGTGGTCATAACTGCTTCGTCTACGTGCCGGAGCAGCCCCTGGCAGACGAAAAAGCCGACTCACTCCCACTCGCCGGCTTGCCGATCGCCGTCAAGGACGTCATCGACTGCCAGGGCATGCCCACCGCAGCTGGCTCTCGGTTCACTGCGCTGCAACCTCGCAGTGCAAGACTTATCGACCAGCTGGTGGCGGCGGGCGCCTCGGTGGTAGGAAAAACCCAAGCCCACCAGTTCTCGTTTGGCACCACCGGTGATGTCAGTTTCGCCGGAGCGGTACGAAACGCCTGGGATCCTTCGCTCATGGCCGGTGGCTCAAGTGGTGGATCCGCGGTAGCTGTTGCCTTAGGCATCGTGCCCGCAGCCGTGGGGACGGATACGGCAGGCTCCATCCGGATCCCAGCGGCGCTCAACGGCGTCGTGGGGTTCAAACCTACCTACGGGACACTGAGTTCAGAGGGCATATTTCCCCTGTCGCCATCCTTAGATACCCCTGGGTTGGTGGGCCGAGACGTTTCCACGCTTGTCACAGTATGGGAAGCGCTCCACGAGGTCGCAGATGATGCGCAGCGGCCCGTGCGAGCGCACCGGCCATTACGCTTCGGAGTGCTTCCAAGTTCGTCGCTTACTGGGATGGCCTCACGAGTGGAGAGCGGTTTGGTACATACGCTTAAACGTCTCGACGCGAAGTCGAATACTCTGCTGGAAACTCCGCACGTTGATCTTGAGATTCTTCGGCGGCTTTATCTGAGCATCATTGGGTGGGAAGGTTCGATGATCCACGACGGCCTATCTCGGGTCGCTCCTGAGCTGTACGACGATGAGATTCGCCAACGTATCGGAAATCTCTTCGGGGTGACCTTCGAGGACTACCTGACAGCACTGAACGCTGCCCAGCAGCAACGTCATGAACTCTCGGAGCTCTTCCAAGACTACGATGTCTTGGTGAGCCCCACGTTGGCTATCGAAACTCCTGGGATTGGTCAACGTACCGTGCAGGATGATTCGGGCCTGGAGCAGGTGTGGGGAGCGCTCGCTCATTTCACGTCCCCTTGGAATGTGGTCGGGTTTCCCGCGATCACCCTGCCCATCCCGGGCGCGGAACAACCCATCCCAATTGGCCTCCAGCTCATCGGTAAACCAGAGTGCGACACAGCCCTACTCAGCATCGCTGAACAGGTCGAAGCCCTTCTTCGCGGAGAAATCGAGGACTAA
- a CDS encoding inositol-3-phosphate synthase — MSNQKVRVAIAGLGNCATSLIEGVEYYKNASVDDTVPGLMHVQFGDYHVSDLEFVTAFDVDAKKVGLDISEAMRASENNTIKLTDVPEIGVKVLRGPTLDGLGKYYRETIEESDAEPVDVVQQLKDDQVDVLVCYLPVGSEEAAKFYAQAAIDAGVAFVNALPVFIASDECWAQKFTDAGVPIIGDDIKSQIGATITHRALAALFESRGVTVDRTYQLNVGGNMDFKNMLERDRLESKKISKTQAVTSNMKAGMADEDVHIGPSDYVSWLDDRKWAFVRLEGRNFGDAPVSLEYKLEVWDAPNSAGVIIDAIRAAKIALDRKVGGPILSASSYFMKSPPIQHHDDHAHDLVEAFISGDIER; from the coding sequence CTGTCCAACCAAAAAGTTCGCGTTGCAATCGCCGGTCTGGGCAACTGCGCTACCTCACTGATCGAAGGCGTGGAGTACTACAAAAACGCCTCGGTCGATGACACCGTACCAGGTCTCATGCATGTCCAATTCGGCGACTATCACGTGTCCGACCTGGAATTTGTCACCGCCTTCGACGTCGACGCCAAAAAAGTTGGGCTCGACATCTCCGAAGCGATGCGCGCCTCCGAAAATAACACGATCAAACTCACCGACGTTCCTGAGATCGGTGTGAAGGTGCTGCGCGGACCGACCCTTGATGGGCTGGGCAAATACTATCGAGAAACCATCGAAGAATCCGATGCCGAACCCGTCGATGTCGTCCAGCAGCTCAAAGACGATCAGGTCGATGTGCTCGTCTGCTACCTGCCGGTCGGTTCCGAAGAGGCCGCGAAATTCTACGCCCAGGCTGCGATCGATGCCGGTGTGGCCTTCGTCAACGCGCTGCCCGTCTTCATTGCCTCCGATGAGTGCTGGGCCCAGAAATTTACCGACGCCGGTGTGCCGATCATTGGTGATGACATCAAATCCCAGATCGGGGCAACCATCACCCACCGTGCACTGGCTGCGCTGTTCGAGTCCCGCGGCGTGACTGTGGATCGGACCTACCAGCTCAACGTTGGCGGCAACATGGATTTCAAGAACATGTTGGAACGCGATCGTCTTGAGTCCAAGAAGATCTCTAAGACCCAGGCCGTCACCTCGAACATGAAAGCCGGCATGGCCGACGAGGATGTGCACATCGGACCTTCGGACTACGTGTCCTGGTTGGATGACCGCAAGTGGGCCTTCGTTCGGTTGGAGGGTCGCAACTTTGGCGATGCCCCGGTGTCGCTGGAGTACAAGCTCGAAGTTTGGGATGCTCCGAACTCGGCCGGCGTCATCATCGACGCGATCCGTGCGGCCAAGATCGCTCTGGATCGCAAGGTCGGCGGACCGATCCTGTCTGCTTCCAGCTACTTCATGAAGTCGCCGCCCATCCAGCACCACGATGACCACGCGCATGACCTCGTCGAGGCCTTCATCTCGGGAGACATCGAGCGCTAA
- a CDS encoding glycosyltransferase family 87 protein — MASAHDDLTAEDPRQQLAKSEHSRIAPRGKYTLPGRIRAFWRPGHLLVLLTIAAALVAVLLKTPCRVGGWGVPDVYLGGCYSDWTGLWTSRGFAENPWAPFQPDGSFEYPVLISVVASVLAWLAHALTGIVEALGVDAGPNLVFYDLNFLAVVALWIVTVLLVAKLAGIRYWDATMVAVAPGIIFAGFINWDMWAVALMVGAMWAFAKHRYIISGVLIGLGVAVKLFPLFLLGAIAVLAIRTARYYPLVVTAAAAAVTWFLVNLPMMMFNPEAWAVFYEFSADRPPGWSSIWHAYGVATGDTITGAELSGYAFWSFLILCIVIAVIGLTTRHRPRLAQLMFLIVAAFLLVNKVYSPQFVLWLIPLLVLALPNWRDFLIFSVIELLHFWAIWGYLASLGSEYESQHQLDENLYLAAVAGHVVMLIYLMMRVVLDMYDPGGDPVRNSLAKAAHPQVPIDDPGGAEFDGAADRFVLRRRDTAPPDLSRDIDSKHDAIP, encoded by the coding sequence ATGGCGAGTGCACATGATGATCTCACGGCAGAAGATCCACGACAACAGCTCGCCAAATCTGAACACAGCCGCATCGCACCGCGCGGCAAATACACGCTCCCCGGCCGAATTCGAGCCTTTTGGCGCCCGGGACATCTGCTGGTCTTACTGACCATCGCGGCAGCCCTGGTAGCGGTCCTGCTGAAAACCCCGTGCAGGGTCGGTGGCTGGGGTGTTCCGGACGTTTATCTGGGCGGATGCTATTCAGACTGGACCGGATTGTGGACTTCGCGCGGTTTCGCCGAAAACCCGTGGGCGCCATTTCAACCCGATGGGTCATTCGAGTATCCGGTGTTGATTTCGGTCGTGGCCTCGGTCCTGGCCTGGCTGGCCCACGCGCTGACCGGCATCGTAGAGGCCCTGGGCGTCGATGCCGGACCCAACCTGGTGTTCTACGATCTGAATTTCTTAGCCGTGGTCGCCCTATGGATTGTCACGGTGCTCCTCGTGGCCAAACTCGCCGGTATTCGCTACTGGGACGCAACCATGGTCGCGGTGGCCCCGGGGATCATCTTTGCCGGGTTCATCAACTGGGACATGTGGGCGGTCGCCCTGATGGTCGGAGCAATGTGGGCGTTCGCCAAGCACCGGTACATCATCTCCGGGGTGCTCATCGGCCTGGGCGTCGCCGTGAAGCTCTTTCCTTTATTCCTGCTGGGCGCGATCGCCGTGCTCGCGATCCGCACCGCCCGCTACTATCCATTGGTCGTCACCGCAGCGGCCGCCGCCGTGACGTGGTTCTTAGTCAACCTGCCGATGATGATGTTCAACCCCGAGGCCTGGGCGGTCTTCTACGAGTTCTCGGCCGACCGTCCACCGGGCTGGTCCTCTATCTGGCACGCCTACGGGGTCGCCACCGGCGACACGATCACCGGTGCAGAACTGTCCGGCTACGCCTTCTGGTCGTTCCTCATCCTGTGCATCGTCATCGCGGTCATTGGGCTGACCACCCGACACCGCCCCCGGCTAGCGCAACTGATGTTTCTGATCGTGGCCGCATTTTTACTGGTCAATAAGGTCTACTCGCCGCAGTTTGTGCTGTGGCTGATCCCGCTATTGGTACTGGCCCTGCCTAACTGGCGGGATTTCTTGATCTTCTCGGTCATCGAGCTGCTGCACTTCTGGGCGATCTGGGGCTACCTGGCCAGCCTGGGTTCCGAGTACGAATCCCAACACCAACTCGACGAAAACCTCTACCTTGCCGCGGTGGCCGGGCACGTGGTTATGCTCATCTATTTGATGATGCGAGTCGTCCTCGACATGTATGACCCCGGCGGTGACCCGGTCCGCAACAGCCTGGCCAAAGCCGCCCACCCACAGGTACCCATCGACGACCCGGGTGGGGCAGAATTTGATGGCGCCGCAGATCGATTCGTATTGCGCCGGCGTGACACAGCTCCCCCTGACCTATCGCGCGACATAGACTCGAAGCATGACGCAATACCTTGA
- a CDS encoding M18 family aminopeptidase, which translates to MTQYLDDLAEFIHTAPSPYHVTAQVAQRAAEAGFTVLDDAPGPWPSEPGGYVLVRDGAVIAWKIPEQVTEYPTFHIVGAHTDSPTFRVKPLPDNTSVGYARVGVEVYGGVLVNSWLDRDLGFAGRLITADEQHLVRTPAMARIPQLAIHLDRSVNDGLKLDRQQHLVPIVGVGDETNILAEIAKHADVEPEAVQGFDLVLTDTQAPATIGVDNDFFAAPRLDNLVSVHAGLRALLESESEHITVLAAFDHEEVGSETRTGAGGPLLGEMLGRILDSLNVPATQHQTMISHSIMLSADGGHLVHPNYPERHDPQHYPLPNAGPILKVNATQRYLSDGHGAAKFVGWADQAGVPHQVFVSKNTQPSGSTIGPISATRLGMETIDAGIGLLSMHSVREMCGAQDPEHLAKLAVAFYQDSRR; encoded by the coding sequence ATGACGCAATACCTTGATGACCTCGCCGAATTCATCCACACCGCCCCCTCGCCCTATCATGTGACCGCTCAGGTCGCCCAGCGCGCAGCCGAAGCCGGTTTCACCGTCCTCGACGATGCACCCGGCCCCTGGCCCAGCGAACCCGGTGGTTATGTGCTGGTCCGCGACGGTGCGGTCATCGCGTGGAAGATCCCCGAACAGGTCACCGAGTACCCAACGTTCCACATCGTCGGAGCCCACACCGACTCCCCTACCTTCCGGGTCAAGCCGCTGCCCGATAACACCTCGGTCGGTTACGCCCGCGTCGGCGTCGAAGTCTACGGGGGCGTCCTGGTGAACTCCTGGCTGGATCGCGATTTAGGATTCGCCGGACGACTCATCACGGCAGACGAGCAGCATCTGGTGCGTACCCCGGCCATGGCGCGGATCCCCCAGCTCGCGATTCACCTGGACCGCAGCGTCAACGACGGGCTCAAGCTCGACCGCCAGCAACACCTGGTCCCGATCGTGGGCGTGGGGGACGAGACGAACATCCTCGCGGAAATCGCCAAACATGCTGACGTGGAGCCAGAAGCGGTGCAAGGTTTTGATCTGGTGCTCACTGATACCCAAGCACCCGCAACCATCGGGGTCGACAATGACTTCTTTGCCGCACCGCGCCTGGACAACTTAGTCTCCGTGCACGCCGGACTGCGGGCGCTGCTCGAGTCTGAATCGGAGCACATCACCGTGTTAGCGGCCTTCGATCACGAAGAAGTTGGCTCCGAAACCCGCACGGGCGCCGGCGGTCCCCTGTTAGGAGAAATGCTGGGACGCATCCTGGATTCCCTGAACGTCCCCGCGACGCAGCACCAGACGATGATCTCGCACTCCATCATGCTCTCGGCCGACGGCGGGCACCTGGTACATCCGAACTATCCAGAGCGTCACGATCCGCAACACTACCCGCTGCCCAATGCGGGCCCGATCTTGAAGGTCAACGCGACCCAGCGTTATCTGTCGGATGGCCACGGGGCCGCGAAGTTCGTTGGTTGGGCGGATCAGGCCGGTGTCCCCCATCAGGTCTTCGTGTCAAAAAACACGCAACCATCGGGCTCAACTATCGGCCCGATCTCGGCGACCCGGCTGGGCATGGAAACCATTGACGCCGGCATTGGGTTGCTCTCGATGCACTCGGTACGCGAAATGTGTGGCGCACAAGACCCCGAGCACTTAGCGAAACTTGCGGTCGCGTTTTACCAAGACTCCCGCCGCTGA
- a CDS encoding YqjF family protein encodes MSGRVPDRVVLAPVNFQTWQYLTFLHWSYEPSVVQALVPEELTVQQWNSRTWVGITPFQMARVRGPFRVPIPGWDAFPELNVRAYVRTDDGRDGIWFLGMVVPKISFVAAARSVGLPYERSAATVSVGAASWAYRFGTPNPFKLLPEDDWFGATVTVGEPLAASDRTELVDSVTGRWTAFHRRARQLWGTPVSHEPWPLRAATASGHFTEPLRWVGLPEPDNKPLVHAASIVHTRLGVPRRV; translated from the coding sequence ATGAGCGGACGTGTTCCCGATAGAGTAGTCCTAGCGCCGGTGAACTTCCAAACTTGGCAGTATCTGACGTTTCTGCATTGGTCCTATGAGCCCTCGGTTGTTCAGGCATTAGTGCCCGAGGAACTGACCGTTCAGCAATGGAACAGTCGAACGTGGGTGGGGATCACGCCGTTTCAGATGGCGCGGGTTCGCGGACCTTTCCGCGTGCCAATCCCGGGGTGGGACGCATTCCCCGAGCTGAACGTGCGGGCGTATGTGCGCACCGATGACGGACGCGATGGGATCTGGTTTCTGGGTATGGTCGTCCCGAAAATATCGTTTGTCGCAGCTGCCAGGAGTGTGGGGCTACCGTATGAGCGCTCTGCTGCGACGGTGTCGGTCGGCGCTGCGTCGTGGGCATACCGATTCGGCACACCGAATCCGTTCAAGTTGTTGCCCGAGGACGATTGGTTCGGCGCGACGGTCACAGTGGGGGAGCCGTTGGCTGCATCCGACCGAACCGAACTGGTTGACAGTGTCACGGGCCGGTGGACGGCGTTTCATCGGCGAGCGCGTCAGCTGTGGGGGACTCCGGTGTCTCACGAGCCGTGGCCGCTGCGCGCTGCAACAGCCTCGGGGCACTTCACTGAGCCACTACGCTGGGTTGGCCTGCCAGAACCGGATAACAAACCGCTGGTACATGCAGCGTCGATAGTACACACGCGGCTCGGCGTGCCTCGTCGGGTATGA
- a CDS encoding type II toxin-antitoxin system Phd/YefM family antitoxin, with protein sequence MISVSLSEFRNNQSDYIAAAQREPVEITSRGANRRAVVVSPEFFDRAIQALEDQEDIRAAHEARHDHGPTVAHEVLVKELGL encoded by the coding sequence ATGATCTCTGTAAGCCTATCGGAATTCCGGAACAACCAAAGCGACTATATTGCCGCCGCTCAGCGTGAACCCGTAGAGATCACTTCACGGGGTGCGAATCGACGAGCCGTAGTAGTGTCCCCGGAATTCTTCGACCGGGCGATCCAAGCACTTGAGGATCAAGAAGACATTCGCGCTGCTCACGAAGCCCGACATGATCACGGTCCGACGGTAGCTCACGAGGTACTCGTCAAAGAGCTTGGGCTGTAG